GGAATGGAATGTTGCAAGCATAATTCACGAAGCGATTCAATAATTTCATGGTTCACAGGTTGAAATTTGTCGTCCTTTGCTTCGCCTGTAATCAACATGACCCCGTCTAAATCTTTTTTGAGATTCACCAAATCGCTTTGAGAGGTCGCAACAATGTGCCTGTCTGCAAGCGGAATCTGCCACGCCCCCAAATGCGACGTGGCAGTGACGATCACCGGCGGCTTCCATTGCCTCGCCAGTTGAAACAGCGCGGTCGTCTTTCCGCCCGACCCGACACATGCGATGCAATTCGATTCGTCAACGCGCAATGCCTGCGCCAGCGTAAAATTCATGGCGAAATTATACATCTTCACTTAAGGTACGGTATAATACTGCCCGGCGAAAACGATTTGCGCCGAAAAAAATTCCTCAAGGCATGGTATGGTAAGCAACTTACTCGAATCCCTCGATACATGGGCTGAAATTCAGATCACCCGGCAAGACGTTGAATTCCTGCACAACTATTTATTTGAACACGAGACCCCTCTCACCGCGCGCGAACTCGCGCTGGTGTTGATCCACGAGCGCAACCGCGCTGAACGCGCCGCGGTCCGCAAACAACAAGAGGGGAGCGGAAAGGTCTACTTCCCGAAAGATTCTCATCAGGTGGGCGAGGCGCTCGTCTTCCCCGCGCTGGCATGGAAGCATGGGAAAGTCTCCGAGGTGCGAGCCGGCATACATCCAGAAAGAAGCGGGTTTAACGTCCTCACTGTAGACTTCGACGATGGCGCCCGTCGTATGTTTGCGTCGAATCTGCCAACTCATTTGTTGAACGATAAGCCCGTCACGGTTGAGAACGAAGGCTTTGAACCCGATGCGATCATGCAAGAACATGGAAGCGAGATCGAGGGGAAACTTGAGGCGGCATTCGGCGACGACGACCAGTTGATCCGAATTGCGGGCAGGTGGTTCCCCCGCGCCTTGCTGGTGGATGTGAACGAGGGCAACCTCAATCTGGCGGAAGCCGTGCTGGATATGTCCGGTGGCGAACCGCTGCCCGCCTCCGCGCTTCTCAAGGATGTTGCTTTGCCGGACGGCGTGAATCCCAAATTGGCTGAATTCTCTCTCAATCTTGCGTTGCAAGAAGACGGCCGCTTCGACGAAGTGGGTCCCGCCGGTGAAGTGTTGTGGTTCCTCAAACGCTTGGAACCCGAAGAAGTGCGTAACACGCCGGCGTTCTTGCAATATCATCCCGTCGAGCATGATCGCGCTTTGCTCGATCAACAAATGCTCGATCTGGAAGCGCAACTGGACGATGAGTTAAGTGAGGTGGAGGAAAAACCCGATTCTCACCTCAAGGAAGTTTCGATCGCGCTCATCTACCCTCATCTCCGGGCCGGGACTTTGCCCGTCTCGGCGCGCGTTCGATCGTTTTTCCCAACCGCATACGAGACTCCCCGGGTTCGGTTTACGCTGGTTGATGGGAAGACGCGTCAGAGAATCCCCGCGTGGGTCGTGCGTGAGAATCGCTATGTCTTCGGTCTGCGCGAGTGGTACAAAGCCAATGGGCTGATACCGGGCAGTCTCGTGCGAATCCGCCGAGGCGATGCGCCCGGCGAAGTCGTCATCGAAGCGCGGACGTATCGCGCCACCAAAGATTGGATGCGCACAGCCATCGTCGGCGCGGATGGGGGCATCGTTTTCGCCATGTTGAAACAAGCCGTCTCTGCCGAATTCAATGAACGCATGGCGTTCGCCATCCCTTCGTTCGACGCGGTGGATACATTGTGGAAGCAGGATTCAAGGCGTTCTTTTGAAAAACTGGTTGCGGATTTGACTCGCGAGCTTTCCAAATTAACCCCGCAAGGGCATGTGCATGCGCAAGAGTTGTATTCTGCGGTGAATATTGTCCGCCGAACGCCGCCCGCTCCCTTGCTGGCTTTGTTGGCGAGTAAACCTGAGTTCGTTCACGTTGGCGACCTGCATTTCCGGATGAGCGAGGGAGAATAGCATGACCGAAGCAAAACGGTTCAGCCTTGTTAAGCCGACAGCAGAAACCCCGTTCCATATCGATTTCGAGTGGTGGAAGAAAAACGAGCGCGACTGGCATGTATACCTGCGGTCTTTGCTTTGCGCCGAGCATCGTGAAGCCTTTATGGATGTGGAAGAGGGTCAAGTCATCGACTGGGTGGACCCGATTACCGCCGAAGTGAAGCAGGTGGAAGGCGTCCAGAACGCTTTGATGTCGCACTGTGTCAAACAGCCGGACTTTCTCACCGAACAGACGGCTCTCGTGGAGGCGGTGTTCCGCCTGTTTCTGACGAACGGCAACATACCGATGTCTTCCAAGGATTTAGGCGCGCGGTTAAACCGCCCGCCTGAAACGATCTTGCGAACCCTCGCTGGCCCGCGCGTGTATAAAGGCATCCGTCCGTCCGCGTCCTGATCTTTGTCTCAGTTTCACCGTCTTTTTGTGCGCGGATTTCACGGGGACACCACGGATGAAGGTTTGGATCACGGTTTTTTCGTGAGCATCAGTGAAATCCATGGCGCCCGTGTTCTAAAGGGTGATGTAGGAAACAGTCTCTCAGGGGAACCGCTTGGCGTGATTTGCATCCTTGAGCGCGACGTAATACAATAGAGTTACAACGCCCCCGTAGCTCAATGGACAGAGCGCCAGCCTTCTAAGCTGTCGGTTGCGGGTTCGATTCCCTCCGGGGGCGCCTCCAAACATGATATTCAGCGGTTACTGCCGGTTCCGGCAAGGAGTGCGCCATGACCACGATTGTTCGTAAATCCTATCCCTCCACCATCGAAGTTCGCCGAGACATCCTGCATGCCATTCACTGGCAGGTGCGCTCGAGCGTGTGGCATCCGCCCACCGATGTGTACGAGACAGAAGACGACTTCATCGTGAAGGTTGAAATTGCGGGGATGCGCGATGAAGACTTCACCGTGGCGGCGGAAAATCGATTGTTGCGAATCGAAGGCGTTCGCCCCGATCCGGCCGGGCGCCGAGCCTATCATCAGATGGAAATCCTTTCAGGAAAATTTGAGATCGACGTGGAACTCATCGTTCCGGTGAATATGGAGTCGGCGTCGGCGGAATATAAAGACGGCTTGCTTACGATTATCCTCCCAAAAACAAAACATCAACCATACAACAAGGCGGATGAATAACATCATGCCTGCCTCGCGCTGGAACTCCAACTTCAACGAACTCTATACGTGGATCGGCGATACGGACGATGAATTGCTTTCCATGATCATGCCATCGCTGTTTTCGCGCTCGCCGAAAAAAGAGGGCGGCAACAAAGATGAACCCGTCGAGGTTTCTGAGCGGGGGCAATTCCCGGATGTGCTTCCTATTTTGCCATTGCGCGGCGTGGTGGTCTACCCGAATACGGCAGTTCCATTGACGGTCGGTCAGCCGCGCTCGATTCGCTTGGTCGATGAAGTGGTAGGCGGGGATAAACTGGTTGGACTTGTGGCGGCCACCAACCCCGAGTTGGAAACCCCCTCGCCAGCGGATCTATACCGGATCGGGACGATTGCCACAGTCCATCGGCTTTTGCGCGCCCCCGATGGGACGATCCGCTTGCTGGTGCAGGGGATGGCTCGTTTTCGACTTGGCGAATTTGTGCAAGAGGAGCCTTATCTCAAGGCGCGTATTGAACTTGCCCCCGAGCATGTGGAACAAGGGTTGGAGATCGACGCGCTGGCGCGTAATGCCCGCGACCAATTCCAACAGATCACCCAAATGATCCCCTCTTTCCCGGAGGAGTTGGCAGGTTCGATCACCTCTGTGGAAGACCCCCTGCAAACCGCATACACGATCGCTAACTTTCAGCGCATGGAATTGAAAGACGCGCAAGAAATCCTCGAGATTGATTCGGTTGCCGAGAAATTGAAAAAATTGGTCGGCTTGTTGGTGCGCGAAGCCGAAGTGCTTTCGCTGGGGCAAAAGATTCAAAACGAGGCGCGCGGCGAGATCGAAAAAGTTCAACGCGATTACTTCCTGCGCGAGCAAATGAAAGCCATTCAAAAAGAATTGGGCGAAAAAGACGAACAAGCCGCCGAAGTGGATGAGTTTCGCAAAAAGATCGAAGAGGCGAAAATGCCCGAGGAGGCGGCGAAGCAGGCGTCCCGTGAGTTGGAACGTTTGTCGCGTCTGCCGACTGCCGCGGCGGAATACGGAGTCATCCGCACGTATCTCGATTGGCTGGTGGCGATCCCGTGGGCGAAAGCCACAGACGATAATCTTGAAATTGCGCACGCGCGAAAAATTTTAGACCAGGACCATTACGGACTTGAAGACGTCAAAGAACGCATCCTGGAATTTCTTGCCATTCGCAAATTGCGGCTCGACCGCAAAGATGAAATAAAAACGCCGTCGGACGATACGATTCGACGCGAGCGCGAAGGCGTGATCCTTTGCTTTGTGGGACCGCCCGGGGTCGGCAAGACCTCGCTGGGTCAATCTATTGCGCGCGCGATGGGGCGCAAGTTCGTGCGCGCCTCGCTGGGCGGCGTGCGCGACGAAGCCGAGATTCGCGGGCATCGCCGCACGTACATCGGCGCGATGCCGGGGCGCATCTTGCAATCGCTGCGCCGGATCGAATCGCGCAACCCGGTCTTCATGCTCGATGAAATTGATAAACTCACGTTCGATTTTCACGGCGACCCGGCTTCGGCTCTGCTCGAAGTTCTCGACCCGGAGCAGAACAGCGAATTCCGCGATAACTATCTCGAAGTTGCCTACGATCTTTCGCAGGTCTTCTTCGTGACCACCGCCAATACGCTGGAGACAATCCCGCGTCCGTTGCTCGACCGCATGGAGATCATTTCGCTTTCGGGGTATACCGAAAAAGAAAAGATCGCCATTGCCAAAGGATATTTGATCCCGAGACAGATCCGCGAGAACAGTTTGCGCGAGAACGAAATTTCATTTTCCGACGATGCTTTGCAAAATATCATCCGCGAATACACGCGCGAGTCGGGCGTCCGCAATTTGGAGCGCAAGATCGGCGCGGTGTGCCGCAAGGTTGGCACGCGCATTGCCGAAGGGAAACTGAAGAAAGTGAAGATCGTTCCGAGTCTGATCGAGGAATATCTCGACCATCCGATCTTTCACGGGACGGAGGAACTCAACCGCCGCATTTCGATCCCGGGCGTGGTGCCCGGGCTGGCGTGGACTCCGTACGGCGGCGATGTGCTGTTCGTCGAAGCGACGAGCATGCCCGGCGGCAAAGGCTTTCAAGTGACCGGCTCCATTGGCAACGTGATGAATGAGTCGGCGCGGGCGGCTTTATCGTACGTGCGTTCCCGCGCGAGCGCGCTGGGCTTGGACGATGAATTCTTCAACAAGTCGGATATCCACATGCATATCCCCTCCGGCGCCACGCCCAAAGACGGTCCCTCCGCCGGAGTCACGATGGCGACCGCGCTGGTGTCGTTGGCGTCGGGGCGCAAGGTCAAACCGAACGTCGGGATGACCGGCGAGATCACCCTGCGCGGGCAGGTTCTGCCGATCGGCGGCGTCAAAGAAAAAGTGCTTGCCGCGCATCGCAACGGTCTGCGGACGATCATTTTGCCGAAGTATAACGAGCAGGATGTGGAAGATGTGCCGGACGAGATCAAAGACACCATGAAGTTTGTGTATGTCGAAACGGTCGACGACGTGCTCGGCTCTGCCCTGGAAAACGGAAAAACAACTTCGGCAATTAAAAGCCGCAAAAATGGTAAAGTAAAACAACATGTCAAAAATTCTCCTCGCCGAAGATGATCACACCATGGTGTCGCTCCTTCAAACGCTTCTGAAAATGGAAGGCTTTGAAGTGGTCACTGCCGATGTCGATTCCGATGTGCCCGCGCTGGCAATGCGCGAAATGCCCGATGTGCTTTTGATGGACGTGCATCTCGGACAGCATAGCGGCATCGAAATTGTGGAGGCGATCCGCAGGCATGATACGCTTGCCGACCTCCGCATCATAATGACCTCCGGGCTGAACATGAAAGATGAGTGCCTGAAACACGGGGCAAACGACTTTCTGCTCAAGCCATTCATGCCAGACGACTTGCTCACCCTGATCAAGAAAAACGGCGCATGACGCTTCGATTTGGGATCCTGACTCTCTCCGACCGGTCCGCGCGCGGCGAACGCGAAGATTCGTCCGGTCCAGCGCTGGCGCGTCGTATCGACGGGGAGGGCTGGCTCGCCCGTAGGCAGTTAATCCTCCCCGACGAAGAATCCTCCATTCGTGAGACCCTCGCCCAATGGGCAGACTCCGGCGAGTTCGACGTGATCCTCACCACCGGCGGAAGCGGCTTTGCCCCGCGCGATGTGACGCCCGAAGCCACGCGCGCGGTCATCGAACGAGAAGCGCCCGGTCTTGCCGAAGCCATGCGCGCCGCCTCGCTCAAAAGCACTCCACATGCCATGCTCTCGCGCTCTGTTGCCGGCATCCGCAAGCGGAGCGTCATCATCAACCTGCCCGGCAGCCCAAAAGGCGCGGTGGAAAATTTGGAAGCCGTGATCCCGGCCCTGCCTCATGCCGTTCAGTTATTGCAAGATAACCCCGAATCGGAAACGAGTCACTGATTTCCGCTTTTTTCTTGTAGTATAATCCCGCCGCTTCTAAAGAATTTCAAACCCTAAAAGGAAAGTGCGCGCATGATCGACGTCAACGAATTACGCAAAGGAGTCACCTTCGAATTGGATGGCGGACTCTACAAAGTGCTGGACTACAGCCACAATAAAACGGGGCGCGGCAATGCCAATATCCGCATTAAAGCGCGGAATCTGCTCACGGGCGCGAACATCGAGCGGACTTTCAACTCCGGCTTATCGGTGCAGGATGTGAGGCTCGATTTTCACAACGTCTCTTATTTATATAACGACGGCGAGTTCTATCATTTCATGGATAACACAACGTTTGAGCAACCCGCCGTCAGCGCCAAGATGCTCGGCGAGACCGCGCTCTACCTCAAAGAAGGCATGGAAGTGAAACTCACGTTTTACAACGATGCCCCACTCGATGTGGAATTCCCCTCCACAGTGGATTTGAAAGTGATCGAAGCCGAAACCGCCATTAGGGGCGACACCGCTACCGGTGTGACGAAGAAAGTCAAGACAGAAACAGGGCTTGAAGTGCAGTGCCCTCAATTTGTGAAAGTGGGCGATGTGATTCGAGTTAATACCGAGACCGGCGAGTACACCACCCGCGTGTAGCCCTTCCTGAAAAAGCCATCAACGTGAGCGAGCGGCTGAGGTAAGTATCCTGCCTGCTCGCTCATCGTTTATTTAGATTTCGAGCCTATACTACCAAGCATGAAGACACCTTTTGGCGCAGAATGCCCGCATTTTTATAGCGATTACTTCCGTGGTCGAAACGTGGAGGAATGCCGGCTGCTGAAGTCTGCCGGACAGATGTGGTCGCGCGACTTGTGTAAATTTTGCCCTGTGCCGGAAATTTCGCGGGCAAACGCCTGCGAATATATGAAGCTTACGGCAAAAGTTGGGCGTCCCCTTTCGGCGGCGTTTATGCGCCGGGTGCAGGTTTCAGCCTATTGCGAGAAATCACGGAAACAAGCGCCAGAGCCGCAAGTGGGGTGCGGGGAATGTCACACGTTGCCGTTCAAATTTGAAATCAAACCCTGAGATTTACGGGGGATCAACCTTGAAAAACTCCATGTCATTGACTCTGTTGCTCGACCTAGACGATACCCTGCTCAACACAAACCTGCCGGCGTTCATGCCCGCCTATTTTCAGGCATTGGCTGATCACGTGTGCGGTCACGTCCCATCCGATAAACTTTTGCGGGCGTTAATGAACGGGGTAAACCGCATGAACGAAAATGAAGACCCGCGCAAAAGTTTGCGCGAGGTCTTTGAATTGTATTTTTATCCCGCCCTGGGAATTCCCGCAAGCGACTTGCGCGAGGTTCTGGAGGATTTTTACGAAAGGATCTTTCCATCGCTTCAACCGCATACTTCGCCGATGCCCGGCGTAACCGAGTTTGTGGACTGGGCGGCGGCTTTCGCTGTGCATGTTGCGATCGCAACCGACCCGTTGTTCCCGCTCAAAGCAACGCATCAGCGTCTGCGCTGGGCTGGTCTGGACCCCGAGCGTTTCCAACTGGTTTCGGCCTTCGAGGATTTTCATTTCAGCAAATCGCACCCGGCCTATTATGCCGAGGTGTTGGGACGCATGGGCTGGCCGGATGGACCAATTCTCATGGTGGGCAACGACCCCTCGCGCGATATTGTCTCCGCGCACCGGCTGGGGTTGAAGACATTTTTCATCGAAGGCGAAGCAGGTTCCACACCGGGTGTCGAGGCGGGCCGAGGACGGTTGAGTGACGCGCGTCTCTGGCTGGAATCCAGCGAACGGTCTGCGCTTGAGCCGTCGTTCAAATCCCGCGATGCGGTGTTGGGAATTCTGGAATCTACACCGGCGGTCTTGAATCATTTTCTCGGCTTGTTGCGTGAGGATGACTTGAAACGCGAACAGGCGCGCGGCGATTGGGCAATGAATGAGATTGCCTGTCATTTGCGCGATACCGAGCGCGAGGTGCACGCCCTGCAACTTGAATTGATGCTGGAAAAAGCCGATGCGTTTATTCCACGGCCGGAAACGAGCGTATGGGCGAGCGAACGCGATTACTTGTTGGAGAATGCCTGCGCGGCGGGCGTCGAATTTGCGGACGCGCGCGTGGAGTTGTTGGCGCGTGTGAAATCTCTGCCGGAGGAACTGTGGTCGCGCCCGGCGCGTCATGCTATTTTTGGACCGACGAACTTCGGTGAAGTGTTGGGTTTTATGGCAGATCATGACCGGTTGCACTTGCAACAGGCGTGGAAGACCGTGCAGACCCTGCGTGGGGAACGTGTCTAATTGAGCGGGTGCGTGTTGTAATGCGCATGCCTTCTGAAACGTGGAGGCAATCCGGCGAAGGAGAAACTAAATGAGGAAACGCGTTGTCGTCACGGGGATGGGCTGTATCAGCCCTGTGGGGAATACTGTGGAAGAAACCTGGTCCGCTTTGCTCGCCGGGAAATCGGGCGCGGGCGCGATCACTCGTTTTGATTCCAGCAAGCATAAGACGCGGTTCGCGGCAGAGGTAAAAGGGTTTGATGCGGTCGCTGAATTTGGCGCGCGCGAGGCTCGCAAGATGGATCGCTTTACGCAGTTTGCCATGGTGGCTGCCGCTCAGGCGCTTGATCAGGCGGGGTTGAAGATCGACGATTCAAATCGAGACCGGATTGGCGTGCTTATCGGGACGGGAATCGGCGGGGTTGGCACGATGATGGAGCAGGCTGATATTCTGCGCGAACGCGGCGCGGACCGCGTCAGCCCGTTTCTGATCCCGATGATGATCTCGGATAGCGCGGCGGGGATGCTTGCCATTCGCGTCGGCGCGCGCGGGCCGAATATGTCGCTTGCCACTGCCTGCGCGTCTGGAAACAACGCCATCGGCGAAGCCGTGGAAATGATTCGGCGCGGCGCGGCGGATGTGATGATCGCGGGCGCGTCCGAAGCGGCGCTGGCGCCAATCACCATTGCCGGCATGAACGTGATGGGCGCGTTATCCACCCGAAACGACGACCCGCTTACCGCCTCCCGCCCGTTCGA
This is a stretch of genomic DNA from Candidatus Defluviilinea gracilis. It encodes these proteins:
- the lon gene encoding endopeptidase La; its protein translation is MPSLFSRSPKKEGGNKDEPVEVSERGQFPDVLPILPLRGVVVYPNTAVPLTVGQPRSIRLVDEVVGGDKLVGLVAATNPELETPSPADLYRIGTIATVHRLLRAPDGTIRLLVQGMARFRLGEFVQEEPYLKARIELAPEHVEQGLEIDALARNARDQFQQITQMIPSFPEELAGSITSVEDPLQTAYTIANFQRMELKDAQEILEIDSVAEKLKKLVGLLVREAEVLSLGQKIQNEARGEIEKVQRDYFLREQMKAIQKELGEKDEQAAEVDEFRKKIEEAKMPEEAAKQASRELERLSRLPTAAAEYGVIRTYLDWLVAIPWAKATDDNLEIAHARKILDQDHYGLEDVKERILEFLAIRKLRLDRKDEIKTPSDDTIRREREGVILCFVGPPGVGKTSLGQSIARAMGRKFVRASLGGVRDEAEIRGHRRTYIGAMPGRILQSLRRIESRNPVFMLDEIDKLTFDFHGDPASALLEVLDPEQNSEFRDNYLEVAYDLSQVFFVTTANTLETIPRPLLDRMEIISLSGYTEKEKIAIAKGYLIPRQIRENSLRENEISFSDDALQNIIREYTRESGVRNLERKIGAVCRKVGTRIAEGKLKKVKIVPSLIEEYLDHPIFHGTEELNRRISIPGVVPGLAWTPYGGDVLFVEATSMPGGKGFQVTGSIGNVMNESARAALSYVRSRASALGLDDEFFNKSDIHMHIPSGATPKDGPSAGVTMATALVSLASGRKVKPNVGMTGEITLRGQVLPIGGVKEKVLAAHRNGLRTIILPKYNEQDVEDVPDEIKDTMKFVYVETVDDVLGSALENGKTTSAIKSRKNGKVKQHVKNSPRRR
- the efp gene encoding elongation factor P, producing the protein MIDVNELRKGVTFELDGGLYKVLDYSHNKTGRGNANIRIKARNLLTGANIERTFNSGLSVQDVRLDFHNVSYLYNDGEFYHFMDNTTFEQPAVSAKMLGETALYLKEGMEVKLTFYNDAPLDVEFPSTVDLKVIEAETAIRGDTATGVTKKVKTETGLEVQCPQFVKVGDVIRVNTETGEYTTRV
- a CDS encoding HAD hydrolase-like protein, with protein sequence MSLTLLLDLDDTLLNTNLPAFMPAYFQALADHVCGHVPSDKLLRALMNGVNRMNENEDPRKSLREVFELYFYPALGIPASDLREVLEDFYERIFPSLQPHTSPMPGVTEFVDWAAAFAVHVAIATDPLFPLKATHQRLRWAGLDPERFQLVSAFEDFHFSKSHPAYYAEVLGRMGWPDGPILMVGNDPSRDIVSAHRLGLKTFFIEGEAGSTPGVEAGRGRLSDARLWLESSERSALEPSFKSRDAVLGILESTPAVLNHFLGLLREDDLKREQARGDWAMNEIACHLRDTEREVHALQLELMLEKADAFIPRPETSVWASERDYLLENACAAGVEFADARVELLARVKSLPEELWSRPARHAIFGPTNFGEVLGFMADHDRLHLQQAWKTVQTLRGERV
- a CDS encoding response regulator, translating into MSKILLAEDDHTMVSLLQTLLKMEGFEVVTADVDSDVPALAMREMPDVLLMDVHLGQHSGIEIVEAIRRHDTLADLRIIMTSGLNMKDECLKHGANDFLLKPFMPDDLLTLIKKNGA
- the fabF gene encoding beta-ketoacyl-ACP synthase II, which translates into the protein MRKRVVVTGMGCISPVGNTVEETWSALLAGKSGAGAITRFDSSKHKTRFAAEVKGFDAVAEFGAREARKMDRFTQFAMVAAAQALDQAGLKIDDSNRDRIGVLIGTGIGGVGTMMEQADILRERGADRVSPFLIPMMISDSAAGMLAIRVGARGPNMSLATACASGNNAIGEAVEMIRRGAADVMIAGASEAALAPITIAGMNVMGALSTRNDDPLTASRPFDKTRDGFLMGEGAGMLILEEVEYAKARGATILCEISGYGTTDDAHHISAPAENGAGAAISMKLALENAELSLTDIHYINAHGTSTTLNDKSETAAIKSVFGEQAYAIPVSSTKSMTGHLLGASGAVEAIFTIQAIRESMLPPTINYSTPDPECDLDYVPNQARGVAVKHALSNSFGFGGHNATLAISRYE
- a CDS encoding MogA/MoaB family molybdenum cofactor biosynthesis protein, yielding MTLRFGILTLSDRSARGEREDSSGPALARRIDGEGWLARRQLILPDEESSIRETLAQWADSGEFDVILTTGGSGFAPRDVTPEATRAVIEREAPGLAEAMRAASLKSTPHAMLSRSVAGIRKRSVIINLPGSPKGAVENLEAVIPALPHAVQLLQDNPESETSH
- a CDS encoding Hsp20/alpha crystallin family protein encodes the protein MTTIVRKSYPSTIEVRRDILHAIHWQVRSSVWHPPTDVYETEDDFIVKVEIAGMRDEDFTVAAENRLLRIEGVRPDPAGRRAYHQMEILSGKFEIDVELIVPVNMESASAEYKDGLLTIILPKTKHQPYNKADE